The Fragaria vesca subsp. vesca linkage group LG2, FraVesHawaii_1.0, whole genome shotgun sequence genome includes a window with the following:
- the LOC101305628 gene encoding 40S ribosomal protein S25-2-like, producing the protein MAPKKEKAPPPSSKPAKSGGGKQKKKKWSKGKQKEKVNNMVLFDQGTYDKLLSEAPKFKLITPSILSDRLRINGSLARRAIKDLMARGSIRMISAHASQQIYTRATNT; encoded by the exons ATG GCACCCAAGAAGGAGAAGGCTCCCCCACCGTCCTCGAAGCCGGCGAAATCTGGCGGAGGCAAGCAGAAGAAGAAG AAGTGGAGCAAGGGCAAGCAAAAGGAGAAGGTGAACAACATGGTGTTGTTCGACCAGGGGACTTATGACAAGCTCCTCTCAGAAGCTCCCAAGTTCAAGCTCATCACTCCTTCTATCTTGTCAGACAGGCTGAGG ATTAATGGATCATTGGCACGCCGTGCTATTAAGGATTTGATGGCAAGGGGTTCTATTAGGATGATTTCTGCCCATGCTAGTCAGCAGATTTACACCAGAGCCACCAACACCTAA